In Streptomyces durocortorensis, a genomic segment contains:
- a CDS encoding 2-aminoethylphosphonate ABC transporter substrate-binding protein translates to MRKPARTLALPLAVLAALTLTACGGSSAADEKSVTVYSADGLKGENGNGWYDKVFKDFEKKTGIKVKYVEGGSGEMMQRAAREKANTQADVLVTLPPFIQQADAKGLLTAYEPEGADRVDGADRAADGKWTSIVNNYFAFIHNKKELKAPPTTWEELLKGSYKEKIQYSTPGVAGDGTAVLIKAMHDFGGQEPAMAYLKKLQANNVGPSASTGKLAPKVDKGELLVANGDVQMNFAQSKDMPNLAIWFPAKEGGKPTSFALPYAAGLVANAPHSENGKKLLDFLLSEQAQRDVSVVGGGFPARKDIKATDANAVELAGLMEGVEIFEPDWSDIGANLDTYIDAWKSATGS, encoded by the coding sequence ATGCGCAAGCCTGCCCGCACCCTCGCCCTTCCCTTGGCCGTCCTCGCAGCCCTCACCCTCACCGCGTGCGGTGGCTCCTCCGCCGCCGATGAGAAGTCCGTCACCGTCTACAGCGCCGACGGCCTCAAGGGCGAGAACGGCAACGGCTGGTACGACAAGGTCTTCAAGGACTTCGAGAAGAAGACCGGCATCAAGGTCAAGTACGTGGAGGGCGGCTCCGGCGAGATGATGCAGCGCGCCGCCCGGGAGAAGGCCAACACCCAGGCCGACGTCCTCGTCACCCTGCCGCCCTTCATCCAGCAGGCCGACGCCAAGGGGCTCCTCACGGCGTACGAGCCGGAGGGCGCCGACCGGGTCGACGGCGCCGACCGGGCGGCCGACGGGAAGTGGACCTCCATCGTCAACAACTACTTCGCCTTCATCCACAACAAGAAGGAGCTGAAGGCGCCCCCCACCACCTGGGAGGAGCTGCTGAAGGGCTCCTACAAGGAGAAGATCCAGTACTCCACCCCCGGCGTCGCGGGCGACGGCACCGCCGTCCTCATCAAGGCCATGCACGACTTCGGCGGCCAGGAACCCGCCATGGCCTACCTCAAGAAGCTCCAGGCCAACAACGTCGGGCCCTCCGCCTCCACCGGCAAGCTCGCCCCCAAGGTCGACAAGGGGGAACTCCTCGTCGCCAACGGGGACGTACAGATGAACTTCGCGCAGTCCAAGGACATGCCCAACCTCGCCATCTGGTTCCCCGCGAAGGAGGGCGGAAAGCCCACCAGCTTCGCTCTCCCGTACGCGGCCGGGCTCGTCGCGAACGCCCCGCACAGCGAGAACGGCAAGAAGCTGCTCGACTTCCTCCTCTCCGAGCAGGCGCAGCGCGACGTCAGCGTGGTCGGCGGGGGCTTCCCGGCCCGCAAGGACATCAAGGCCACCGACGCCAACGCCGTCGAACTGGCCGGGCTGATGGAGGGCGTGGAGATCTTCGAGCCCGACTGGTCGGACATCGGCGCCAACCTGGACACGTACATCGACGCCTGGAAGTCGGCCACCGGAAGCTGA
- a CDS encoding HAD-IIA family hydrolase: protein MAERKPITSWLTDMDGVLIHEGTPIPGADAFIKRLRDSGLPFLVLTNNSIYTARDLHARLSRMGLDVPVQNIWTSALATAQFLDDQRPGGTAYVIGEAGLTTALHDIGYVLTDHAPDYVVLGETRTYSFEALTKAIRLINGGARFICTNPDETGPSAEGPLPATGSVAALITKATGKEPYFAGKPNPLMMRTGLNAIGAHSETSAMIGDRMDTDVLAGLEAGMQTFLVLTGLTGVADIDRYPFRPSTVVDSIADLVDLIDLPDQADRS from the coding sequence ATGGCAGAGCGCAAGCCGATCACATCCTGGCTCACCGACATGGACGGCGTCCTCATCCACGAGGGCACCCCCATCCCCGGTGCCGATGCCTTCATCAAGCGGCTGCGGGATTCCGGGCTGCCCTTCCTCGTCCTCACCAACAACTCCATCTACACCGCGCGCGACCTGCACGCCCGGCTCAGCCGCATGGGCCTGGACGTGCCCGTGCAGAACATCTGGACCTCCGCGCTCGCCACCGCCCAGTTCCTGGACGACCAGCGCCCCGGCGGCACCGCGTACGTCATCGGCGAGGCGGGCCTCACCACCGCCCTGCACGACATCGGGTACGTCCTGACCGACCACGCCCCCGACTACGTGGTGCTCGGCGAGACCCGTACGTACAGCTTCGAGGCCCTCACCAAGGCGATCCGGCTGATCAACGGCGGCGCCCGCTTCATCTGCACCAACCCCGACGAGACCGGCCCGTCCGCCGAGGGCCCGCTGCCCGCCACCGGTTCGGTCGCCGCCCTCATCACCAAGGCCACCGGCAAGGAGCCGTACTTCGCGGGCAAGCCCAACCCGCTGATGATGCGGACCGGGCTGAACGCCATCGGCGCGCACTCCGAGACCAGCGCCATGATCGGCGACCGGATGGACACCGACGTGCTGGCGGGCCTGGAAGCGGGGATGCAGACCTTCCTGGTCCTCACCGGGCTGACCGGTGTCGCGGACATCGACCGCTACCCGTTCCGGCCGTCCACCGTCGTCGACTCCATCGCGGACCTGGTCGATCTCATCGATCTGCCGGACCAGGCCGACCGTTCCTGA
- a CDS encoding glycoside hydrolase family 6 protein has translation MYGSYTGRSRTRKRVAGLRTTGTAAAVGAALLLAGCSGDGDGGDKDAAPTVSQQPKAKDPYWVNPEGNAARQVAAYEKDGDGEKAALIRKIAEQPVGEWISPDNAENQVKGVTEAAAAADRDALLVLYNIPHRDCGQFSKGGAADGHAYRSWLDSVAKGIGDRSATVILEPDALLHLVDGCTPQEFHEERYDLLKGAIQRLKQQPATKVYLDAGNAGWQSPDALYQPLQRAGIAEADGFSLNVSNFQTTAVSTEFGKKLSEKIGNKPFVIDTSRNGNGPYTGGDPAESWCNPPGRALGEAPTTQTGDDLVDAYLWIKRPGESDGDCKGGPKAGDWWPEYALGLVRATK, from the coding sequence ATGTACGGCAGTTACACCGGCCGGTCCCGGACGCGCAAGCGCGTGGCGGGCCTGAGGACGACCGGTACGGCAGCGGCGGTCGGGGCGGCCCTGCTGCTGGCGGGCTGCTCCGGTGACGGGGACGGTGGTGACAAGGACGCCGCGCCGACCGTCTCCCAGCAGCCCAAGGCCAAGGACCCGTACTGGGTCAACCCCGAGGGGAACGCGGCCCGCCAGGTCGCCGCGTATGAGAAGGACGGCGACGGCGAGAAGGCCGCGCTGATCCGGAAGATCGCCGAGCAGCCGGTCGGCGAGTGGATAAGTCCGGACAACGCGGAGAACCAGGTGAAGGGCGTCACCGAGGCGGCCGCCGCCGCGGACCGGGACGCCCTGCTGGTCCTCTACAACATCCCGCACCGTGACTGCGGCCAGTTCTCCAAGGGCGGCGCCGCCGACGGCCATGCGTACCGCTCCTGGCTGGACAGCGTCGCCAAGGGCATCGGGGACCGCAGCGCCACCGTGATCCTGGAGCCCGACGCCCTGCTCCACCTGGTCGACGGCTGCACGCCCCAGGAGTTCCACGAGGAGCGCTACGACCTCCTCAAGGGTGCGATCCAGAGGCTGAAGCAGCAGCCCGCCACCAAGGTCTACCTGGACGCGGGCAACGCGGGCTGGCAGTCGCCCGACGCGCTCTACCAGCCGCTCCAGCGGGCCGGGATCGCCGAGGCCGACGGCTTCTCGCTCAACGTCTCCAACTTCCAGACGACGGCCGTCTCCACGGAGTTCGGCAAGAAGCTGTCGGAGAAGATCGGCAACAAGCCCTTCGTCATCGACACCAGCCGCAACGGCAACGGCCCCTACACCGGCGGCGACCCCGCCGAGAGCTGGTGCAACCCCCCGGGCCGCGCGCTCGGCGAGGCCCCGACCACCCAGACCGGCGATGACCTCGTCGACGCCTATCTGTGGATCAAGCGTCCCGGTGAGTCCGACGGCGACTGCAAGGGCGGCCCGAAGGCTGGCGACTGGTGGCCGGAGTACGCGCTGGGCCTGGTCCGCGCCACGAAGTAG
- a CDS encoding 2-aminoethylphosphonate ABC transporter permease subunit, translated as MTPTATTPAATGTASAVPLPTGPAPAPNPASARSRSIPTWVWALPPVVVLALAFLYPLALVVQQSFTPEEGGASLGPYAEVFASAVFRDALATTVWLAVGSTVGCLVLGFVLALVIAFVPFPGGRAVARFVDVFLSFPSFLITLALLFIYGSVGMANGLWTDVTGAADGPFHFLTTPWGVLLAEITYFTPFVMRPLLAAFSQLDTGQLEVASSLGAGPVRIIRQVILPEALPALAAGGSLVLVMCLNEFGIVLFTGAKDVTTLPMLVYSKAILESDYAAACVVAVVNIAVSVGLYSLYRVVSRRAGA; from the coding sequence ATGACCCCCACCGCCACCACCCCGGCCGCCACCGGCACAGCTTCAGCCGTCCCCCTCCCCACCGGACCCGCCCCCGCCCCCAACCCCGCCTCCGCACGTTCCCGCTCCATCCCCACCTGGGTCTGGGCCCTCCCGCCCGTCGTCGTCCTCGCGCTCGCGTTCCTCTACCCCCTCGCCCTCGTCGTCCAGCAGTCCTTCACCCCCGAAGAGGGCGGCGCCTCACTCGGCCCGTACGCCGAGGTCTTCGCCTCCGCCGTCTTCCGCGACGCGCTCGCCACCACCGTGTGGCTCGCCGTCGGCTCGACCGTGGGCTGCCTCGTCCTCGGGTTCGTCCTCGCGCTGGTGATCGCGTTCGTCCCGTTCCCCGGCGGCAGGGCGGTGGCCCGGTTCGTCGACGTCTTCCTCTCCTTCCCGTCCTTCCTGATCACGCTGGCCCTGCTGTTCATCTACGGCTCGGTCGGTATGGCCAACGGGCTGTGGACCGACGTCACCGGGGCAGCGGACGGGCCCTTCCACTTCCTGACGACCCCCTGGGGTGTGCTGCTCGCCGAGATCACGTACTTCACGCCGTTCGTCATGCGCCCGCTGCTCGCCGCGTTCTCACAACTCGACACCGGGCAGCTGGAGGTGGCCTCCTCGCTCGGCGCGGGACCCGTCCGGATCATCCGGCAGGTGATCCTGCCCGAGGCGCTCCCGGCGCTCGCGGCGGGCGGCAGCCTCGTCCTGGTGATGTGTCTCAACGAGTTCGGGATCGTCCTGTTCACCGGGGCCAAGGACGTCACGACGCTGCCGATGCTCGTCTACAGCAAGGCGATCCTGGAGTCGGACTACGCGGCCGCCTGCGTCGTCGCCGTCGTCAACATCGCTGTCTCCGTGGGCCTTTACAGCCTCTACCGGGTGGTGAGCCGTCGTGCTGGTGCATAG
- a CDS encoding alkaline phosphatase family protein produces the protein MSRSRPLSRRSVLATTAAAATAAAVGPLATAPAAYAASTLPDGTSKDKVLVVGIDGLRHDVIAAANAPHLKSMMANGTYGTSLLYANPMAATSSGPGWSTISTGVWPDKHRVKDNSFAGKNYGQYPGFLARLAQVRPQLSTYAAVDWKPLDTQGTVTPGADAKLVLDGDRDGYTGHDATIAAETESILRDQNPDVLFVYFGQVDIVGHNLGAASPRYREATDVVDGHLGRLLAAIRARPSYATERWTVIVATDHGHTDSGGHGGSAIEERRTFVLAQGPGIAAGATPGDTRLVDVAATVFKQLGIAPDPAWGLDGKPIQERSTDPFEALYPSLSARVDETGIPAGVLGWTHTAPSGWSVVNSAMGTGGVTEWRGWAFATDEFWSRSHRDQSRELNVRSRGVFAVADSDEWDDKASSGRYDSTLVTPAYAVGGRSTVTLGFTTLYRQEGSQSARVLASWNGGTPVVVKSYTSDVISQPQSLTLDVPAGAANVSFRFHYTGSNNWYWVIDGVKVATG, from the coding sequence GTGTCCCGGTCCCGACCCCTGTCCCGCCGCTCCGTGCTCGCCACCACCGCCGCAGCGGCCACCGCCGCCGCCGTCGGCCCCCTTGCCACGGCCCCCGCCGCGTACGCCGCGTCCACCCTCCCCGACGGCACCAGCAAGGACAAGGTGCTCGTCGTCGGCATCGACGGGCTGCGCCACGACGTCATCGCCGCAGCGAACGCCCCGCACCTCAAGTCGATGATGGCGAACGGCACGTACGGCACCTCCCTGCTGTACGCCAACCCGATGGCCGCCACCTCCTCCGGCCCCGGCTGGTCGACCATCTCCACCGGAGTGTGGCCCGACAAGCACCGCGTGAAGGACAACTCCTTCGCCGGGAAGAACTACGGGCAGTACCCGGGCTTCCTCGCCCGCCTCGCCCAGGTCCGCCCCCAGCTCTCCACCTACGCGGCCGTCGACTGGAAGCCCCTGGACACCCAGGGCACCGTCACCCCGGGCGCGGACGCCAAGCTCGTGCTGGACGGTGACCGCGACGGTTACACCGGCCACGACGCCACCATCGCCGCCGAGACCGAGTCGATCCTCCGCGACCAGAACCCGGACGTCCTGTTCGTCTACTTCGGGCAGGTCGACATCGTCGGCCACAACCTGGGTGCGGCCAGCCCGCGTTACCGCGAGGCGACCGACGTCGTGGACGGCCACCTCGGCCGCCTCCTCGCCGCGATCAGGGCCCGGCCCTCGTACGCCACCGAGCGCTGGACCGTCATCGTCGCCACCGACCACGGCCACACCGACTCCGGCGGCCACGGCGGCAGCGCGATCGAGGAGCGGCGCACCTTCGTCCTCGCCCAGGGCCCCGGCATCGCCGCCGGTGCCACGCCCGGCGACACCCGTCTCGTCGATGTCGCCGCCACCGTCTTCAAGCAGCTCGGCATAGCCCCGGACCCCGCCTGGGGCCTGGACGGCAAGCCGATCCAGGAGCGCTCCACCGACCCCTTCGAGGCGCTGTACCCCTCCCTCTCCGCCCGCGTCGACGAGACCGGCATCCCGGCGGGCGTCCTCGGCTGGACGCACACCGCGCCCAGCGGCTGGTCGGTCGTCAACTCAGCGATGGGCACCGGAGGCGTCACCGAGTGGCGCGGCTGGGCCTTCGCCACCGACGAGTTCTGGAGCCGCAGCCACCGCGACCAGTCCCGTGAGCTGAACGTCCGCTCACGCGGGGTCTTCGCGGTCGCCGACTCCGACGAGTGGGACGACAAGGCGTCCTCCGGCCGGTACGACTCCACGCTCGTCACCCCGGCGTACGCGGTCGGCGGCAGGTCCACCGTGACGCTCGGCTTCACCACCCTCTACCGGCAGGAGGGCAGCCAGAGCGCCCGGGTACTCGCCTCCTGGAACGGCGGCACCCCCGTCGTCGTGAAGAGCTACACGTCCGACGTGATCTCCCAGCCCCAGTCCCTGACCCTGGACGTGCCGGCCGGGGCCGCCAACGTGAGCTTCCGGTTCCACTACACCGGCAGCAACAACTGGTACTGGGTGATCGACGGGGTCAAGGTCGCCACCGGCTAA
- a CDS encoding ABC transporter permease, whose protein sequence is MLVHSRAGKWATWAVFLLLFVPLFAVPLLVILAASLATNWSGAFPSGPTAERYAAATNGDSLQALTTSLVTALAASVLALALGGWAALAAASLRERGKRLVDALFILPVAVPSVVVGLAVLVAFSQPPILLNGTRWIVILAHTVLVTAFAYQSVAAAVRRLDPMYEQAAAGLGAGPARVLWRVRLPLLLPSLTSAAGLCFALSMGELSATIMLYPPDWTPLPVQIFAATDRGSLFTGAALAVVLMTTTLLVLAAVSRIRTRASYR, encoded by the coding sequence GTGCTGGTGCATAGCCGGGCCGGGAAGTGGGCCACCTGGGCCGTCTTCCTCCTCCTCTTCGTCCCGCTCTTCGCGGTGCCCCTGCTCGTCATCCTCGCCGCGTCCCTCGCCACCAACTGGTCCGGCGCGTTCCCCTCCGGGCCCACCGCCGAACGCTACGCCGCCGCGACCAACGGCGACTCGCTCCAGGCGCTGACCACCAGCCTGGTCACGGCCCTGGCCGCGAGCGTGCTGGCCCTCGCCCTCGGTGGCTGGGCCGCTCTCGCCGCCGCCTCTCTCCGCGAGCGCGGGAAGCGGCTCGTGGACGCGCTGTTCATCCTGCCGGTCGCCGTGCCTTCGGTGGTCGTCGGCCTCGCGGTTCTGGTGGCGTTCAGCCAGCCGCCCATCCTGCTCAACGGGACGCGCTGGATCGTGATCCTCGCCCACACCGTCCTGGTCACCGCGTTCGCCTACCAGTCGGTCGCGGCCGCCGTACGCCGCCTGGACCCGATGTACGAACAGGCCGCCGCCGGTCTCGGTGCCGGTCCCGCCCGCGTCCTGTGGCGGGTCAGGCTGCCGCTGCTGCTGCCCTCGCTCACTTCGGCCGCCGGGCTCTGCTTCGCCCTGTCCATGGGGGAGTTGAGCGCCACGATCATGCTCTACCCGCCGGACTGGACCCCGCTCCCGGTGCAGATCTTCGCCGCCACCGACCGGGGCTCGCTCTTCACCGGCGCCGCGCTCGCCGTGGTCCTGATGACGACGACGCTCCTCGTGCTCGCCGCCGTCTCCCGTATCCGGACGCGCGCTTCGTACCGCTGA
- a CDS encoding class F sortase, whose protein sequence is MSAPDRPAGTGRLLTGVTWAVLLLGLWLWGREAGGGLGGLSGPTTGDVAAVGRPLGTPLPPAHDPLDGVAPERVDVPSAGISAPVIARGLDEDGAIDPPPYGMPKTAGWYGDGTAPGAKGASLFVGHVDTETKPAVFYGLSAVKPGAKIKVTRTDGSVAEFTVDDVQVVTRERFDARTAYGPREDGRAELRLITCGGTYDHRTRSYSANVVVSAYLTGAKDAPGGGERVQAAHGGRI, encoded by the coding sequence ATGAGCGCCCCGGACCGCCCGGCAGGCACCGGGCGACTGCTCACGGGAGTCACCTGGGCCGTGCTGCTGCTCGGCCTGTGGCTCTGGGGCCGGGAGGCCGGCGGCGGGCTCGGCGGCCTGTCCGGGCCCACCACCGGTGACGTGGCCGCGGTCGGCCGCCCCCTCGGCACCCCGCTGCCCCCGGCCCACGACCCGCTCGACGGTGTCGCCCCCGAGCGTGTCGACGTCCCCTCCGCGGGGATCTCGGCCCCGGTGATCGCGCGCGGCCTCGACGAGGACGGGGCCATCGACCCGCCCCCGTACGGCATGCCGAAGACCGCGGGCTGGTACGGCGACGGCACCGCACCCGGCGCGAAGGGCGCGTCCCTGTTCGTCGGCCACGTCGACACCGAGACGAAACCGGCCGTCTTCTACGGGCTCAGCGCGGTGAAGCCCGGTGCGAAGATCAAGGTCACCCGGACCGACGGCAGCGTCGCGGAGTTCACCGTGGACGACGTCCAGGTCGTCACCCGCGAACGCTTCGACGCGAGGACGGCGTACGGGCCCCGAGAGGACGGCCGGGCCGAGCTGCGGCTGATCACGTGCGGAGGCACGTACGACCACCGGACCCGCTCCTACTCGGCGAACGTGGTGGTCTCGGCCTACCTCACGGGCGCGAAGGACGCCCCCGGTGGCGGGGAGCGCGTCCAGGCGGCACACGGGGGCCGGATCTGA